Part of the Henckelia pumila isolate YLH828 chromosome 2, ASM3356847v2, whole genome shotgun sequence genome is shown below.
tcgtcaagtgtattgcactttgaTTGTCACAATGTACTATaacttgatcttgttttacaCCCAACTCCGCTATCATCCCTTTTAACCACAATCCTTCCTTTATGGCCTCAGTCACAGCTatgaattctgcctcagtggtagaaagAGCAACCACTGACTGTAAATTAGACTTCCAGGTGATCGTTGTGccataaaaggtgaacacataACCAGTCAACGAATTTCTAGTGTCTAAAATCCCAGCAAAATCCGAGTCCACGTATCCAACTACCGGATCAATCCCATCTTGCTGTTTCTCAAACTTCAATCCCAACTCAGTAGTGTTTATAAGATATCGGAGAATCCACTTCAGAGCTTCCCAATGATATGTTCCCGAATTTTCCATAAATCTCGACACTACACTGATTGCGTATGCCAGATCAGGCCTactacacaccattccatatatgagactccccactccactagcatatggaataccaACCATCTTCATCTAGTCTTCCTCACTTTCAGGTGACTGATTcgcagatagcttcaaatgcTATCCCAGAGGGGTCAAGACAAATTTTGCATGATTCATATTATACCGCAGAATAACCTTCTTCAAATATTTCTTCTGACTCAGATGAATCTCCTGTCTTTTTCTGTTTCTCACTATGTCCATGCCCAGAATTCTCTTCGCTTCAcccagatctttcatctcaaactctgt
Proteins encoded:
- the LOC140879187 gene encoding secreted RxLR effector protein 161-like yields the protein MVCSRPDLAYAISVVSRFMENSGTYHWEALKWILRYLINTTELGLKFEKQQDGIDPVVGYVDSDFAGILDTRNSLTGYVFTFYGTTITWKSNLQSVVALSTTEAEFIAVTEAIKEGLWLKGMIAELGVKQDQVIIASKENPADAMTKSLPYAKFKKCLDLVNAVIGN